A portion of the Celeribacter baekdonensis genome contains these proteins:
- a CDS encoding ATP-binding cassette domain-containing protein, with translation MSLITLANVNVRLGGRAVLEDVSLALEPGEIVTVVGPNGSGKSTLLRTIIGAIKPSDGTVLRKKGLKIGYVPQKLHIDPTLPLTVRRFLSLPKRVSDDDAHAALHDAGAGHLCHHQMTDLSGGQFQRVMLARALLSKPDLLILDEATQGLDQPGSADFYTQIETVRRDKGCAILMVSHELHVVMAASDRVICLNGHVCCHGTPEHVASAPEYHALFGTGTHGALALYRHEHSHSHDTCDHDHKAHAPQHEDQSA, from the coding sequence ATGAGCCTGATCACCCTTGCAAATGTCAATGTGCGCCTTGGCGGGCGGGCAGTGTTGGAAGATGTGTCGTTGGCATTGGAGCCCGGCGAGATTGTCACTGTCGTCGGGCCGAATGGGTCGGGAAAATCGACGCTCTTGCGAACCATCATTGGCGCGATAAAGCCCTCCGACGGTACGGTTTTGCGCAAAAAAGGGCTGAAAATAGGCTATGTGCCGCAAAAGCTGCATATTGATCCCACCCTGCCCCTTACGGTGCGCCGTTTTTTGTCGCTGCCCAAACGTGTCAGCGATGATGATGCCCACGCGGCACTTCACGATGCGGGCGCAGGACATCTCTGTCATCACCAAATGACGGATCTTTCCGGTGGGCAATTTCAGCGCGTTATGCTGGCCCGCGCGCTCCTTTCAAAACCTGATTTATTGATCTTGGATGAGGCCACCCAGGGCCTTGATCAACCCGGATCGGCGGATTTTTACACCCAGATCGAAACGGTGCGCCGCGACAAGGGCTGTGCCATTTTGATGGTCAGCCACGAATTGCATGTCGTCATGGCGGCCTCGGATCGGGTGATTTGCCTCAATGGCCATGTGTGTTGCCACGGTACCCCCGAACATGTGGCCTCTGCCCCGGAATACCACGCGCTGTTCGGCACCGGAACTCATGGGGCGCTGGCGCTTTACCGCCATGAACACAGCCATAGCCATGATACCTGTGATCATGACCACAAGGCCCACGCGCCTCAACATGAGGACCAAAGCGCATGA
- a CDS encoding Fur family transcriptional regulator produces the protein MDPNTVGFAKHDHSHCISDAITAADRMCRDAGLQLTPVRKRALGILLEEHRALGAYDVLARLSEEGFGAQPPVAYRALDFLTKHGLAHKIERLNAFIACAHPNELHTPAFLICTTCHAVAEAETDPSHSLLSQIAETTGFTIKRAVLEAEGICPNCREKADK, from the coding sequence ATGGACCCGAACACCGTTGGATTTGCCAAACACGATCACAGCCATTGCATCAGTGACGCCATCACCGCCGCCGACAGGATGTGTCGCGACGCCGGATTGCAACTGACGCCTGTGCGCAAACGCGCTCTTGGCATCTTGCTCGAAGAACATCGCGCGCTTGGTGCCTATGACGTGTTGGCACGGCTCTCCGAAGAGGGGTTTGGCGCGCAACCGCCGGTGGCCTACCGCGCGTTGGATTTTTTGACCAAACATGGCTTGGCGCATAAAATCGAGCGCCTGAATGCCTTTATCGCCTGCGCCCACCCCAATGAATTGCACACGCCCGCGTTCCTCATATGCACCACATGCCATGCCGTGGCGGAGGCGGAAACCGACCCGTCCCACAGCCTGCTCAGCCAGATTGCAGAGACCACCGGCTTCACCATCAAACGCGCAGTTTTGGAGGCTGAAGGCATCTGTCCAAACTGTCGTGAAAAGGCCGACAAATGA
- a CDS encoding zinc ABC transporter substrate-binding protein: MTLRPSLFALALCSTATVTVAMTATVAQAEVPSVVTDIAPIQSLAALVMGDLGTPVALMRQGASPHDYALRPSDAAALQSANLVLWTGPELAPWLAEMVAKVAPDAVSVPLAELDDAVELPFREGATFEKHVHGDDEHGEDAHDDDADHDDHDTHDDHAHDDHAHDDHADDDHANHDHAGESHDPHSWLDPMNGRIWLGEIATQLAALDPDNAETYRANAITAQTQMDAMIQTISTEMAPLQDMNFIVFHDAYQYFENRFGLSAAGAISLSDASAPSPARIREIQDVIKAQNVTCVFSEPQFSSALVKTVLDGTSAKSAVIDPLGVEITPGAGFYGDLITEVAAAFASCVGE, encoded by the coding sequence ATGACCCTTCGCCCCTCCCTCTTTGCTTTGGCACTTTGCTCGACCGCCACAGTGACCGTCGCCATGACGGCCACAGTCGCACAGGCCGAGGTTCCGAGTGTCGTCACCGATATCGCTCCGATTCAATCGCTTGCAGCGCTGGTCATGGGGGATCTCGGGACGCCTGTCGCGCTGATGCGCCAAGGGGCCTCGCCGCATGATTACGCTCTGCGCCCGTCTGATGCAGCGGCGTTGCAATCCGCCAATCTGGTGCTTTGGACCGGACCGGAGCTTGCGCCTTGGCTGGCGGAAATGGTCGCCAAGGTTGCACCGGATGCCGTGTCTGTTCCGTTGGCGGAACTTGATGACGCTGTTGAGTTGCCGTTCCGCGAGGGGGCGACGTTTGAAAAGCATGTGCACGGGGATGATGAGCACGGGGAAGATGCGCATGACGATGATGCAGATCACGACGATCACGATACGCATGATGACCACGCACACGATGACCACGCACACGATGATCATGCAGACGATGATCATGCAAATCATGACCACGCGGGCGAAAGCCATGATCCACACAGCTGGTTGGACCCGATGAATGGCCGAATTTGGTTGGGCGAGATCGCCACGCAACTGGCGGCGCTCGACCCGGACAATGCCGAAACCTATCGCGCCAATGCCATCACGGCTCAGACGCAGATGGACGCGATGATCCAAACCATCTCCACCGAGATGGCACCTTTGCAGGATATGAACTTCATCGTCTTCCACGATGCCTACCAGTATTTCGAAAACCGGTTTGGTCTCTCTGCCGCTGGGGCGATTTCTTTGAGTGATGCCTCGGCACCAAGCCCCGCGCGCATCCGAGAGATTCAGGACGTGATCAAAGCGCAGAATGTCACCTGCGTGTTCTCCGAACCACAGTTCAGTTCGGCTTTGGTCAAAACCGTCTTGGACGGCACCTCGGCCAAATCCGCCGTGATCGACCCGCTCGGCGTTGAAATCACCCCCGGTGCAGGGTTTTACGGGGATTTGATCACAGAGGTCGCGGCGGCTTTTGCCAGCTGCGTCGGAGAATAG
- a CDS encoding S49 family peptidase, whose protein sequence is MKTRIPFLNTPPRVNVLRLNGAIMTRQGGLNDQSLASSIERAFRKGKPVAVALSINSPGGSPVQSSLIAARITRLAKEKELPVYAFVEDVAASGGYWLACAADKIFVDPSSIVGSIGVISSGFGFDQLIAKHGVERRVHTSGRSKSMLDPFRPENPDDVVRLKALQEEIHQAFIAHVTAARSERLSKEVELFDGSFWTGNKGVELGLADGIGHLVPTLKDVYGEKLRLSVFGPKRPLLRRFGAELSAGLAASVEEQALWSRFGL, encoded by the coding sequence ATGAAGACACGCATCCCCTTTCTCAACACCCCTCCACGGGTCAATGTTCTGCGTCTCAATGGCGCGATCATGACCCGTCAGGGCGGATTGAATGACCAAAGTCTCGCCTCTTCCATTGAACGCGCCTTTCGCAAAGGCAAACCTGTGGCCGTGGCGCTGTCGATCAACTCGCCCGGTGGCTCGCCGGTGCAATCCTCGCTGATTGCCGCGCGGATCACGCGGTTGGCAAAGGAAAAGGAACTGCCCGTTTACGCCTTCGTCGAAGATGTGGCGGCCTCGGGGGGCTATTGGTTGGCCTGTGCTGCCGACAAGATTTTCGTTGACCCAAGCTCGATTGTCGGCTCCATCGGCGTGATTTCGTCGGGATTTGGCTTTGATCAATTGATCGCCAAACATGGGGTTGAACGTCGGGTGCATACCTCTGGGCGTTCTAAATCCATGCTGGACCCGTTCCGCCCGGAAAATCCCGATGACGTGGTGCGGCTCAAAGCGCTGCAAGAAGAGATACACCAAGCCTTTATCGCCCATGTCACCGCTGCGCGCTCTGAGCGGTTGAGTAAAGAGGTTGAGCTGTTTGATGGCTCCTTCTGGACCGGCAATAAAGGCGTGGAGTTGGGACTGGCCGATGGGATTGGCCATTTGGTTCCGACGCTCAAAGACGTCTACGGCGAGAAACTCCGCCTGTCGGTCTTTGGCCCAAAACGTCCGCTGCTGCGCCGATTTGGGGCCGAACTATCGGCGGGCCTTGCCGCGTCTGTTGAAGAACAGGCGCTTTGGTCACGGTTCGGGCTCTGA
- a CDS encoding calcium/sodium antiporter codes for MDFVNAIAGLVLLLVAGDVLVRGAVNLSLRLGVPALIVSLTIVAFGTSAPELLISVSAIADGVPGLALGNVIGSNTANILLVLGIPAMITTLHVIDNSTRASYLQMLAATVLFILLALRGEFDWIAGVILLAALVGMLGHAVYQARCHRVATKEAASLACEPTEVEGADPDMPWWKIITFLILGLIGLPIGAQLLVDASTNIARAYGVSETVIGLTLVALGTSLPELATTVMAALRKQADVAFGNVIGSNMFNLLGIIGISSLIGKIPVDVEIMKFDIWVMLSVSVLLGVFVLRRVNITRLWGIVLSALYVLYVLAVLN; via the coding sequence ATGGATTTTGTGAATGCGATTGCAGGGCTGGTTCTGTTGTTGGTGGCGGGCGATGTTTTGGTGCGTGGCGCGGTGAACCTGTCCTTGCGGCTTGGTGTGCCAGCTCTGATCGTCTCGCTGACCATTGTGGCCTTTGGCACCTCCGCGCCTGAGCTTTTGATTTCGGTCTCTGCCATTGCCGACGGCGTGCCCGGTCTGGCGCTGGGCAACGTGATCGGGTCGAACACCGCCAATATCCTGTTGGTTTTGGGCATCCCGGCAATGATCACAACGCTGCATGTGATCGACAATTCAACCCGCGCTTCTTATCTTCAAATGCTTGCTGCAACAGTGTTGTTCATCCTGCTCGCGCTGCGTGGTGAGTTTGATTGGATCGCTGGTGTGATCCTGTTGGCGGCGTTGGTTGGTATGCTGGGCCATGCGGTCTATCAGGCGCGCTGTCACCGGGTTGCGACCAAGGAGGCGGCGTCCCTTGCGTGCGAACCCACAGAGGTCGAAGGTGCCGATCCTGATATGCCGTGGTGGAAGATCATCACCTTTTTGATCCTCGGTTTGATCGGCCTGCCGATTGGTGCACAGCTTTTGGTGGATGCCTCCACCAATATCGCCCGCGCTTATGGCGTGTCTGAGACGGTGATTGGTCTGACGTTGGTGGCGCTGGGGACCTCTTTGCCGGAGCTTGCCACTACGGTGATGGCCGCACTGCGCAAACAGGCAGATGTGGCTTTTGGCAATGTCATTGGGTCGAATATGTTCAACTTGTTGGGCATTATCGGCATCTCAAGCCTCATTGGCAAAATCCCCGTCGATGTCGAAATCATGAAATTCGACATTTGGGTGATGTTATCTGTGTCGGTTCTGCTTGGGGTTTTCGTCCTGCGGCGGGTCAATATCACACGGCTCTGGGGCATTGTCCTTTCCGCCCTATATGTCCTCTACGTTTTGGCTGTGCTGAACTAG
- a CDS encoding SDR family oxidoreductase translates to MALKKALVTGGARRLGRAIALSLGQAGYDVAVHYHRSKDEADAVVAELQAMDVRAEAIQADLLAEAEVQTLVPRAIEALGGPLTLLVNNASVFEPDEIDTTTRDSWDRHFESNLRAPFVLIQALAGQAPDPIIDEAGHPIAQALVVNMIDQRVRKLTPQFMSYTLAKSALWTLTQTAAQGLAPRVRVNAIGPGPTLKGTRQSPEGFAAQQQATLLRRGSAPSDVTAALAYFTTSDAVTGQLICVDGGQHLAWETPDVLVSE, encoded by the coding sequence ATGGCTTTGAAAAAAGCGCTTGTGACGGGCGGGGCACGGCGGCTTGGCCGGGCCATTGCGCTGTCACTGGGGCAGGCGGGCTATGACGTTGCCGTGCATTATCACCGTTCAAAAGACGAGGCCGATGCGGTGGTGGCCGAGTTGCAGGCGATGGATGTGCGAGCCGAAGCGATTCAGGCTGATCTTTTGGCTGAGGCCGAGGTGCAAACCCTTGTCCCGCGTGCGATTGAGGCCCTTGGTGGTCCGCTGACGCTTTTGGTCAACAACGCCTCTGTGTTTGAGCCCGACGAGATCGACACCACCACGCGCGACAGTTGGGATCGGCATTTCGAAAGCAATCTGCGGGCGCCGTTCGTGTTGATCCAAGCCTTGGCCGGGCAGGCCCCCGATCCGATCATCGACGAGGCAGGCCATCCCATCGCGCAGGCGCTTGTGGTGAATATGATCGACCAGAGGGTGCGCAAACTCACGCCGCAGTTCATGTCTTATACGTTGGCCAAATCCGCGCTTTGGACCCTGACACAAACGGCAGCGCAGGGTCTTGCTCCACGGGTGCGGGTCAATGCCATTGGTCCGGGGCCGACCCTCAAAGGTACACGTCAGTCTCCCGAAGGCTTCGCCGCTCAACAGCAGGCCACGCTTTTGCGCCGGGGATCTGCGCCCTCTGACGTGACCGCAGCGCTTGCCTATTTCACCACCTCTGATGCGGTCACCGGACAGTTGATCTGCGTGGATGGCGGGCAGCATTTGGCATGGGAGACGCCGGATGTTTTGGTCTCCGAGTGA
- the uvrC gene encoding excinuclease ABC subunit UvrC, whose product MSEKDDISTLSDPHKDVPRGHTVIEGYLRLLDGSPGVYRMLDPDHRVLYVGKAKHLKNRVSNYARPSGHSARIAKMISETSQMMFLTTRTETEALLLEQNLIKQLKPHYNVLLRDDKSFPNILVTKNHDFPQITKHRGAKSSKGAYYGPFANATAVNRTLNQLQKAFLLRTCADSDFANRTRPCLQYQIKRCTAPCVGKISKEDYAALVNDAERFLQGKDSGMQKRLAEEMQAASDAMEFEVAAGLRDRIRAMTQVQTAQGINPRTISEGDVIGLHMESGQACVQVFFIRAHQNWGNRDFYPKTNGAEAEEVLSAFIGQFYDQKDPPRQIILSHDLEERELIEAALSEKAGKKVEILVPQRGEKAEIVAGAVRNARESLGRKMSETAAQAKLLAGVQAAFDLPNLPARIEVYDNSHIQGAHAVGAMIVAGPEGFMKNQYRKFDIKGDEITPGDDFGMMKEMLTRRFKRLLKDDPDRSKGLWPDLLLIDGGAGQVSAVREIMVEQGVNDIPMVGVAKGIDRDQGKEEFYRTGKRPFALQRNDPVLYFIQRLRDEAHRFAIGTHRAKRSKAISATPLDDVPGVGATRKRALLAHFGSAKAVSLANLSDLKAVTGISETIAQTIYDFFHEQR is encoded by the coding sequence ATGAGCGAAAAAGACGACATATCCACCCTGAGCGACCCCCACAAAGACGTCCCGCGCGGTCACACCGTGATCGAGGGCTATCTGCGACTGTTGGACGGCTCTCCGGGCGTGTACCGGATGCTCGATCCCGATCACCGGGTGCTCTATGTCGGCAAGGCCAAGCACCTGAAAAACCGGGTGTCGAACTATGCGCGGCCAAGTGGCCATTCCGCGCGCATCGCCAAAATGATCTCGGAAACGTCTCAGATGATGTTTCTGACCACGCGCACGGAAACAGAGGCGCTGCTGCTTGAACAAAACCTGATCAAGCAACTCAAGCCGCATTACAACGTGCTGTTGCGCGACGACAAATCTTTTCCGAACATCCTCGTGACCAAAAATCACGACTTTCCGCAGATCACCAAACATCGCGGTGCCAAGTCCAGCAAAGGGGCCTATTATGGGCCCTTCGCCAATGCGACGGCGGTCAATCGCACGCTCAATCAGTTGCAAAAGGCGTTTTTGCTGCGCACCTGTGCCGACAGTGATTTCGCCAATCGCACCCGGCCTTGCCTACAATATCAAATCAAACGTTGCACCGCGCCCTGTGTGGGCAAAATCTCGAAAGAGGATTACGCTGCACTGGTGAATGACGCCGAGCGGTTTCTTCAGGGCAAAGATTCCGGGATGCAAAAGCGCCTCGCAGAAGAGATGCAAGCGGCGTCTGATGCGATGGAATTTGAGGTGGCTGCTGGTCTGCGCGACCGTATCCGCGCCATGACCCAAGTTCAGACCGCACAGGGCATCAACCCGCGCACCATCAGCGAGGGCGATGTGATCGGCCTGCATATGGAAAGCGGGCAGGCCTGTGTTCAGGTGTTCTTTATCCGCGCCCATCAAAACTGGGGCAACCGCGACTTTTATCCGAAAACCAATGGGGCCGAGGCCGAAGAGGTGCTCAGCGCCTTCATCGGTCAGTTCTATGATCAAAAAGATCCGCCGCGCCAAATCATCCTGTCGCATGACCTTGAAGAGCGGGAACTGATCGAAGCGGCGCTGTCGGAAAAGGCCGGGAAAAAGGTCGAAATCCTTGTGCCGCAACGGGGCGAAAAGGCCGAGATCGTTGCGGGGGCTGTGCGCAATGCCCGCGAAAGTCTGGGTCGTAAAATGTCGGAAACGGCGGCGCAGGCCAAACTTTTGGCCGGGGTCCAGGCGGCGTTTGATTTGCCAAACCTGCCCGCCCGCATTGAGGTCTATGACAACTCCCATATTCAGGGGGCGCATGCGGTGGGCGCGATGATCGTCGCAGGTCCCGAAGGGTTCATGAAAAACCAGTACCGCAAATTCGACATCAAAGGCGATGAGATCACGCCGGGTGACGATTTTGGCATGATGAAAGAGATGCTGACCCGCCGTTTCAAACGGCTGCTCAAAGACGACCCGGATCGCAGCAAAGGTCTGTGGCCCGATCTGTTGTTGATCGACGGTGGCGCGGGGCAGGTGTCTGCCGTGCGTGAAATCATGGTGGAGCAGGGGGTCAATGACATCCCGATGGTTGGCGTCGCCAAGGGCATTGATCGCGACCAGGGCAAAGAGGAATTCTACCGCACGGGCAAGCGGCCCTTTGCGCTGCAACGTAATGATCCGGTGCTGTATTTCATTCAACGCCTGCGTGATGAAGCGCACCGTTTTGCCATCGGTACCCACCGTGCCAAGCGGTCCAAAGCGATCTCGGCCACGCCGCTCGACGATGTGCCCGGCGTTGGTGCCACCAGAAAACGTGCGCTTTTGGCGCATTTCGGCTCGGCCAAGGCGGTGTCATTGGCCAATCTCTCGGACCTCAAAGCCGTCACTGGCATTTCCGAAACCATCGCCCAAACCATCTATGACTTCTTCCATGAACAGCGCTAA
- the pgsA gene encoding CDP-diacylglycerol--glycerol-3-phosphate 3-phosphatidyltransferase, with amino-acid sequence MTWNIPNILTVFRLLCAPGVALVFLILPRPLADWAALILFASASITDFLDGYLARKWNQMSKFGTMLDPIADKAMVVTALAVLTMLHGINTLIVIPTAFILLRETFVSGLREFLGDTAGTLKVTKLAKWKTTAQMVAIAVLFGYGAVDFAPLFTFGIFILWIAGALTVLTGWDYLSKAMPYLRDDHDA; translated from the coding sequence ATGACCTGGAACATTCCCAATATTCTCACTGTGTTTCGCCTGCTCTGCGCTCCCGGCGTGGCGCTGGTGTTTTTGATCTTGCCGCGCCCGTTGGCGGATTGGGCGGCGCTGATCCTGTTTGCCTCGGCCTCGATCACCGATTTCTTGGATGGGTATTTGGCGCGCAAATGGAACCAAATGTCAAAGTTTGGTACGATGTTGGACCCGATTGCCGACAAGGCCATGGTGGTCACGGCCCTTGCGGTGTTGACCATGTTGCATGGCATCAACACGCTGATTGTTATCCCAACCGCCTTTATCCTGTTGCGCGAAACCTTTGTCTCTGGGTTGCGCGAATTTTTGGGCGACACGGCGGGCACATTGAAAGTCACCAAACTCGCCAAATGGAAAACCACGGCACAAATGGTCGCAATCGCGGTGCTGTTTGGCTATGGCGCGGTGGATTTTGCACCGCTGTTCACCTTTGGGATTTTCATCCTTTGGATCGCGGGGGCTTTGACCGTGCTGACCGGTTGGGATTACCTCAGCAAAGCCATGCCCTATTTGCGAGATGACCATGACGCTTAA
- the moaD gene encoding molybdopterin converting factor subunit 1: MTLNLLYFAWVRERIGEPRETVETTAETVMDLVRELKAREPRYELAFSDLASLRVALDQELAEFDAPLAGVREVAFFPPMTGG, from the coding sequence ATGACGCTTAATCTGCTTTATTTCGCATGGGTGCGTGAACGCATCGGGGAGCCGCGCGAAACGGTTGAGACCACAGCGGAGACGGTGATGGATCTTGTGCGTGAGCTGAAAGCCCGCGAGCCACGCTATGAGTTGGCCTTCTCCGATCTGGCTTCCCTAAGGGTGGCGTTGGATCAGGAATTGGCAGAGTTTGACGCACCGCTCGCAGGTGTGCGCGAAGTGGCGTTTTTCCCGCCGATGACGGGCGGGTGA
- a CDS encoding molybdenum cofactor biosynthesis protein MoaE codes for MSETLRISVQEQDFDLATELNGFGRTPNTGATVTFTGLVRDDTGTLDHMEIEHYPGMCEAAIRKIADEAARRWTLTDCVVIHRFGRLVPGEQIMMVATAARHRSEAFAAAEFLMDYLKSRAPFWKKEVTRDGAEWVAAKGSDEDALTRW; via the coding sequence ATGTCAGAGACACTGCGCATTTCGGTTCAGGAGCAGGATTTCGACCTCGCAACAGAACTCAATGGTTTTGGACGTACGCCCAACACCGGCGCAACCGTGACGTTCACCGGGCTGGTGCGCGACGACACGGGCACGTTGGACCACATGGAAATCGAACATTACCCCGGCATGTGTGAGGCCGCGATCCGCAAGATCGCCGACGAGGCCGCACGCCGTTGGACGCTCACCGATTGTGTTGTGATCCACCGCTTTGGGCGGCTTGTTCCGGGGGAACAGATCATGATGGTCGCCACTGCCGCAAGGCATCGCTCAGAGGCCTTTGCCGCCGCTGAATTTTTGATGGACTATCTCAAATCCCGCGCGCCGTTTTGGAAAAAAGAAGTCACGCGCGACGGGGCCGAATGGGTCGCCGCCAAGGGCAGTGACGAGGACGCGCTGACCCGTTGGTAG
- a CDS encoding OmpA family protein, giving the protein MRITQFLPILAAILTGAVLSLAAAAIGARTIETTSTHAVENQMNLRGYDWVDVQGDGLQIVLTGIAPDEQTQLAAQRAAGHVVDPARVMNVMSVVQKEAIPAPRFSIEILRNDDGISLIGLVPSSWDHPKFIDLLKKAGSTGSIADFLEKADYPSPEHWDAAMEFGLEAIGLLPRSKISLAADKITVTALADSKAQKASFEKSLKAERPKSIPVTIEISAPRPVITPFTVRFLIDETGPRFDACAAETPQGLARITAAARAAGIVDPNCTIGLGAPSAQWAQAVETGMRALQELGSGSVTFSDGDVSLIATQGISESLFDKVVGELEADLPPTFTLHSILPEPEVAEAENARPEFTVTRSPEGQTQLRGRIADERSRLATEALASAAFGAQSVYSAMRVDDSLPVGWSVRAMAAIEALSKLNQGSVTMTANTVDVRGQTGDPNAKAAIAGLLSEKLGEGQNFNISVDYIRKLDPVLNLPTPAECVANANQILVASKIVFDPGSTELNPAANETVDHIAEALKDCENVEMEIGAYSDSQGGEEMNLNLSAQRANAVLDGLLMRRVAGVSFTAKGYGEANPIGDNATEEGREANRRIEFKLIGDETEQAATEDGAGATDEPTEAAPEAAVDETAGETTDGTTE; this is encoded by the coding sequence ATGCGGATTACACAGTTTTTACCCATCCTCGCCGCCATTCTCACCGGAGCCGTCCTAAGTCTGGCCGCCGCCGCCATTGGCGCCCGCACGATTGAAACGACGTCGACCCATGCGGTTGAAAACCAAATGAACCTGCGCGGTTATGATTGGGTGGATGTTCAAGGCGATGGGTTGCAAATTGTCCTGACAGGCATCGCTCCCGACGAGCAAACCCAATTGGCCGCACAGAGGGCCGCAGGCCATGTGGTCGACCCCGCGCGGGTGATGAATGTGATGAGCGTGGTCCAAAAAGAGGCCATCCCGGCCCCGCGCTTTTCCATCGAAATCCTGCGCAATGACGATGGCATTTCTTTGATCGGACTGGTGCCGTCGTCTTGGGATCATCCGAAATTCATTGACCTGTTGAAAAAGGCCGGAAGCACCGGGTCGATCGCTGATTTTCTCGAAAAGGCGGATTATCCAAGCCCCGAGCACTGGGATGCAGCAATGGAGTTTGGCCTAGAGGCCATCGGCCTTTTGCCGCGCTCCAAAATTTCCTTGGCCGCCGACAAAATCACCGTCACAGCCCTTGCAGACAGCAAGGCGCAAAAGGCATCTTTTGAGAAATCCCTCAAAGCGGAACGGCCAAAGTCCATTCCCGTGACGATTGAAATATCGGCACCGCGCCCGGTGATCACGCCGTTCACCGTGCGGTTTTTGATTGATGAGACTGGCCCGCGGTTTGACGCCTGCGCCGCCGAAACCCCGCAAGGTCTTGCCCGGATCACCGCCGCAGCGCGCGCCGCAGGCATCGTTGACCCAAATTGCACCATCGGGCTTGGCGCGCCTTCGGCGCAATGGGCGCAAGCGGTCGAAACCGGGATGCGCGCGCTACAAGAATTGGGCAGCGGATCGGTCACTTTCTCGGACGGCGATGTCAGCCTGATCGCGACCCAAGGCATCTCTGAATCGCTGTTTGACAAAGTGGTTGGGGAATTGGAAGCGGACCTGCCGCCGACCTTCACCTTGCACAGCATTTTGCCCGAACCAGAAGTGGCAGAGGCAGAAAACGCCCGCCCCGAATTCACCGTGACGCGCTCGCCCGAAGGCCAGACCCAATTGCGCGGCCGGATCGCAGATGAACGCAGCAGATTGGCCACCGAAGCTTTGGCCAGCGCCGCCTTTGGCGCACAATCCGTCTATTCGGCAATGCGCGTGGACGACAGCTTGCCCGTGGGCTGGTCCGTGCGCGCCATGGCCGCCATTGAAGCGCTCTCAAAGCTCAACCAAGGCTCCGTCACCATGACCGCCAACACCGTTGATGTGCGTGGCCAAACCGGGGATCCAAATGCCAAAGCTGCCATCGCCGGACTGTTGTCAGAGAAATTGGGCGAGGGGCAGAACTTCAACATCTCCGTCGACTATATCCGCAAACTCGATCCGGTTCTGAACCTGCCGACGCCAGCGGAATGTGTCGCAAACGCGAACCAAATTTTGGTGGCCTCAAAGATCGTGTTTGATCCGGGGTCCACGGAGTTGAACCCCGCCGCCAATGAGACGGTGGACCATATTGCCGAGGCGCTGAAAGACTGCGAAAACGTCGAAATGGAAATCGGCGCATATAGTGACAGTCAGGGTGGTGAGGAAATGAACCTCAACCTATCAGCGCAACGCGCAAACGCCGTTTTGGACGGGCTTTTGATGCGGCGTGTGGCCGGGGTGAGCTTTACCGCCAAGGGCTATGGCGAGGCCAATCCAATTGGCGACAATGCGACCGAAGAGGGCCGTGAGGCGAACCGACGCATTGAGTTCAAACTCATTGGCGATGAGACCGAACAAGCCGCGACTGAAGATGGCGCAGGTGCCACAGATGAGCCCACCGAGGCGGCCCCTGAGGCCGCCGTCGATGAGACTGCGGGCGAGACAACGGACGGAACAACCGAATGA